Below is a window of Thermocrinis sp. DNA.
ACATAGGCGATCTTGAGCTTTTTTATATCCTCCCCAAAACGCTCATAAAGGGTAAAAACATCGCTCAAAACCTGGCAAGGATGGGACATGTCCGTTAGGGCGTTTATAACCGGTATGGACGAATAAGAGGCTATCTCTTTTAGCTTTTCGTGAGAATCGGTGCGAACTATAAGACAGTCTAAGTATCTTGAGAGTGTTCGGGCAGTGTCCTTGAGATCCTCTCCTCTTACTAACTGAAGACTCTGCTCTTGAAGAAAGATAACCTCCCCACCCAAAGCCCTTATGCCTACCTCAAAGGACACTCTAGTCCTTGTGGACGGTTTGGTAAAAATCAAAGCAAAATACTTGCCTCTTAAATACATCTCTTTGTCCTCCCCCTTTTTGATAGCCATAGAGCTTTTAAGTATGGCCCATCCCTCTTCTGGCGTAATGTCCCAAAGGTCAATAAAGTGCCTTATCATAAACTATATTATATCTTAACCCGATGAAGATATTAGAAGTTATAGATAGCCTCGGATGGTGTGGAACAAAGGAACAGACCTACTTAAACACACT
It encodes the following:
- the argF gene encoding ornithine carbamoyltransferase, encoding MIRHFIDLWDITPEEGWAILKSSMAIKKGEDKEMYLRGKYFALIFTKPSTRTRVSFEVGIRALGGEVIFLQEQSLQLVRGEDLKDTARTLSRYLDCLIVRTDSHEKLKEIASYSSIPVINALTDMSHPCQVLSDVFTLYERFGEDIKKLKIAYVGDGNNLCNTWLVGAGLFGLNLFVATPEGHEPSSYYYQAGEDLCKITGGSIYLTPNPVEAVKDADVVYTDVWVSMNQNRTEEKLLALKPYQVNGELLKHAKESVLVMHCLPARKGEEITEDVFENYADFIFTQAENRMYAQMGLLKFLLTQQ